ACTTCTATGTCTTCCCCGTGGTGAAGTCCCTGACCATCTAGAGCAcgcaccggcgcgacggcgcTGGCACTGGACGTCCACGTCGGCCACCCCGGCCCTCTCCTTACTAAAATCAAGAGCCGATACTCACCTACGTGCGAACGCAAACCATAGGGCAGAGACACACGTGCCGAGACGTCGCAGCGAGCTCGGACCACGACGGTGGGCAACCTGCAAGGACGGCGATGCCGTTCCGGTGAACATCAGCACTGCCAGGGACAAAACAAGGAGTGGACGAGTACCAGCGACTCACCACGGAACTGGAAGACGTGAAGAAACGATCAGAAGCTGGCTCAGGCCAagccggccacgtgcgcgcgatgaGTGCAGCGGAGCACGGCAATGGCACGATCGCGCCACGGGATGCACTACGGCGGTAGGGTCTAGGATGTGGCGAGCATGGTGACAACCGACGGAAGGGGAGTCTATTGAACGCGAGGAATTTGACCGAGCTGCTTTGGTGGCGATGAAAACCGACGGCGTAGACACTCCGGGTCTTAATGGCCCGAGAGCTCGGCCCTTCAAAATTGGCGCACAGGACTGAGCTACAGGCGGCTATGAGGGGCAGGAAGGGCGACCGGCTGCCCAACGGAGCTACGGGCAAGACCAATTGGAACAGGGTGCAACCACTTCAGTGAATTGGAAGGAAACGTGACGGCGGCAAGGGGACAGCGGAGACAGAGGAGCACACGGCGCGGCATGGCTCGTCTGCAGGACGTCAACGCAAGGTACCACCATGCCTGGCCATGGGGAACCTCAGGGTGTGCTCCTGACAGCCAGTCCGCACGGCCGCTGCAGCAAACGACGAGACTAGGCATGGCACGTCTGCGGACAGCGCCTAGGCAACGACACGGCGGACGCGACGCCACGGACCGTGAAGCAGGCAGTCTTCTAACGCACAAGCGGCCAAGGGAGTCACTGGAGTAGTGCCAAGCGTAGCCGCTGGCGACGCGGACGCGGGACCCAGCGCGACCACGGGCACAGCGGGGCAGGGCAAGGTGCTGGCAGAGCACGGCCAGCGGTCAGGGCGCAACTGCGTCGGCTGGCGAGGCGAGAAGCAGCGGGGTAGAGCGCGCAGGCGGGCAGCAGCGAGCAGGTGGCCAGGACACGTGGGTCGTGCACGTGCACGGTGCAGCGAGCGCAGCCGGGCACGGCAGTGGCTCTGGCCCGCGTGGCAGAGCACGCTGGCAAGCCAACcagggtggtgaccgcgcccagagctCAGCCAGGTGGCATGCACGATTCTTAAAGCAGCTAGAAAATGTGTACGCCACGCTCCAAACGCTAATCCAATTGCTCGATGCGAAAAGGAGTACACCGAGCCATCACCCTCAGTCGCGACATTGcgctacttcttaagccaattgttctacaactaatgccaaatgtggcttcgtcgaccacttcaaaCACTTACGCGGAGGACGTCGATTTGAAAGGTTTCGCGTCGAAACCCCAAACCCGACCCTCGGGACGTACGCGCTAGCCATCCATGTCATCGACCGCAACTTTTTATCGCCATTCACAAAACGTTTTATAACATTTTGTGTTAACAATAATTCGATTAAGGTAATAAACgcgttatgtgacacgaaacataaccttatgctttcccgtttcgtaaaaatgtttcaaagccaaacatggattataaagcctatcatacacaaatgcacataaatcagatgcttacgaaatgtttcagcaaaacgttacaatgtaacaccagggtgttacagccgTCCCTAGAGGGCGGCCTGTCCACAAGAGTCTACACAAAAGAAAAAGGcataaagtcaaaacaaaaaaatgaaataaaagaaAGACAGGGGAGTCAGTGGCTTACCCCGATGCCTTCGGCCGGCGGGAGCGCTTTAGGGACAAACCCCCAGACCCCTACCCCAACTCATCGGGACGAGACCGCTTCGAACCTGCCCCTGCTCCTAGGCAAGGGAGCTCATCTCCCTCATCTCCGAGGGCACGGCTGCAGAGCCACCCGTCTCGATCAACACCTCAGGCTGGGTGGTAGATCCACTCACCTCCGTCCTCTCATGAGACACGGCAATAGGACCCcctcctccatcagcacctcgggGGCCTCCTTGGATCCAGCCACCCACTGATCCTCTACCGGCACCCCGCGCAAAGCGGCGGACTCTTCGGCTCCAACCTCTGCCAACCTTGCGGACTTGCTTCCCTCCATGCAGGACGAGGGGGGTTCCTGCACAGACAGGGGGGCATTGGTCAGTGTGCcctcgtcctccaggacaccCCAATCCACACCGGCGACaacctcatcgtcgtcgtcatcatcgtcatcgtcatcgctgcttacatcctctcctcgatcccgtGCTTCCTGCTTCCGCCGCTCTTCAGCTTTCTTTTGTTCCCTTGCCCTCTTTTCCCACTCGGCCGCGACGTGATTTGCCGCCGCCACGACCTGATCCTTCAACAGCAGGACCGGGCAGTCCTTGAAGAATAGCCTCCTCAGCTGGTCCTGCCATCCCAAGGTTGGTATTAAAGGATCAGAAATTCAATCGAAAAAGAGGGCACGGGGAAGAAAAGCTCAcaaattcaaagaacccaggttccggtcgcattgggggatgccctggcaccggatacacaTGTTCGAGGGCGGAGCCGGAGGTGTCCTTcgtaggctccatcgcctccctgATACGCTGCGCCACTTCAGAAGGAGCAagcgcctcatcaacaagcaccgttCCTTCGAACGACTCTCCAGGAACCATCCGGTACAAGGgaagctgaaaggtccttgttggttttggtaattgagtaacaacctaggtggactaattgtgtttatgtgagatacacaggtgattagtccacaggtacatatgtgtgagcaacatatgccatgaaggtgaaaatggcttggagatgttgcaaagctcacacatgtgatgatgaaggagcttaaatgcacatgagacatgacattgagtcatgtgatcaaggtggagaagatcaagacaagacttggcttgatggaccggttgcaagcgtgaagggcaagtcgaaggctttggagtgatggaccgcgtggcggtgaagcttgagcaagacttggcgccgatggacgatggcaacggtgaagagcaagtaaagtcaagatcgatgaaccaatatgatcacgtgatgatatgaagtggatcatatcattgttgatcgtgttggtgcatgtgttgcatcgacattggaggagatggaatggaatgcgcaaggcaaaggtataacctagggcatttcatttcaccggtcataggtgtgtagagaagtgtatgaccgggtttaggatagatggccgtactatcaagaggggcaaacttgtttgcatatcggtcatctagtgccactcgagtgatctaactttgcattatcgctaggaacgagtggcgtggcaagttgagtggctaacatcctttgggaaatgattgtgaaaatgctaacacacatacacatgatggtgtacacttggtggtgttggcacatttacaaaggaggtggtgtttgcaggggtgagatgggttttgggtccctctctccctcccgccgagcttgcgaggcgggattcggcgctttcgggaaaatggaatgcctactttctactgcgccggatgcaaattcttggtggttagctcattggagcaagggtgaagaagttagaagtgaaaacgagttggtcgcaaagatgctggcgtcggtcaactgaccggacgctggatctgaatgcaccggacgctggcaggctacgtccggtcgtactgacgtggagtgtagcagtagctggagagtgaccggacgctggtgctgcgtccgatcgcgttcgaccggacgcgtccggtcatgctcgggagcttactggaaacgaccggacactgaggtccagcgtccggtcagttgaagctgctgcgtccggtcaggtcaagtgaccgttggaatcgggacacgtgatcgtctgtgggcgaccggacgctgaggtccagcgtccggtcaacacgaccggagcgtccggtcggcctgaccgttgcccagtgaaggggtaacggctagtttagcccttggggctataaatagaagtggccttcggccatggctggtgctgagcacctcaagggacttagtgtccatgcttgtgagtgcttgggagccctccatcacacatatacttgatagtgatcattcgattgtgtgagtgagcgattctagtgcgattgcatcgtgaggttgcatcgagtggcactaggtgatcgagttgcaagccggtggtgcttgttactcttggaggttgccacctcctagacggcttggtggtggtctccgtcgaagcgcgcaagaagcttgtgcggcgctccggagaagtgcttgtgaggggcattgtgctcgccccgcgggagccgcgaagagcaactctagtaaagcgagacgcgaagggcgacaagtggtccggccgggtcaagtgctagagcttgtggtaagcactccacgtgggagagtgtgacttgtgagtcaccactagcaagaggaccggcggcaaccttgaagcttgtctcaacggggactagcgtgttggcaaacacgtgaacctcgggagaaaaatcatcgtgtcaactttgttcttcccgttggtttgcaacccccttacacaagcttgtaattactttcacatactttgtgcttgtgtagttgctcttgtaattagttagcttgtgtagctcactagttaccttctagcttgtgtagctaagtatttgcgctctctaattaggcattggttgccttgttattgagctttgctagtgagcttagttggctttgtgcttttgcttactagcatgtgtaggagctcccttgttgcttaaagtactagtggcataggtttgtgtgaccttgctcctagaattgtttaggagagctctagctagcccggcaccttagttgcataattagtatctttgcaaggtgctaggaaacatatatagaggggtgtagtccttggctagaccgattgtttttattctgcatttatatcggttagccgacacgattaattttagaaaagactattcaccccccctctagtccgccatctcgacccttcagaagCGCGCGCGCCattagcggcgccaccctcctcgcatggtaggcaccaatgatccccgaccccttcacgccccaGACCTTCAGAGCATGAATGGCGGCGAGAAGGTCGGCAAGTGTTTCTTTCTTCTCCGGAGTCGGACAGCCCACTGTTCACGACTCTGGGGCCTTGTCGATAAGGCGCCCAGAGTACTTCGTGTAATGTGGCACTCAGGTCATCCCTGacgtaaaaccactgcgagtgccaccccttatttGAGGATGACAGACGCATCAGCGGGTTAGTCCCTCGACTGGGTGGGGtgtagatgaatgctggcacatcccatcggcacgctcacatccttccccctgatcttcctcttCGACCAACGACTACGAGACGGTGTTCGAGCGGCAGGAGGCTGACCGGGTGGAGGCCCTGCCGGGGCAGCCGTCGGAGGTGGGCTTCCGTCACTTCTCCGGGTACGTGACGGTGAACCAGACGCACGCCCGCGCGCTCTTCTACTGGTTCATGGACGACGCCCACAAGAAGCCGGTGGTGCTCTGGCTCAACGGCGGGCCCGGGTGCTCGTCGCTGGGCACCGGTGCAATCGAGGAGCTGGGACCCTTCCTGATCCAGAACCCTGGAACAAATCGCCATGAGCTCCGGCTCAACCCAGAATCCTGGAACAAAGGTAGGTACATACATACTAGTATATCTTTTTTGATGAAAGATTACTATTGACGCCATATGTATAATGTAATGCAAATGCAATGCATTTGCATGCATCCATATATATTAAATTAAATTACTGATGGAGATGATGGTGAACGTACAGAGGCGAATCTGCTCTTCTTGGAATCCCCTGCTGGGGTTGGCTTCTCTTACACCAACACCACCTCAGATCTCCACAAATTTGGCGACAAGCTCACAGGTTAGGTTTAATTTGAGCCATCCTGGATTCCTGATTATacattgcatgcatgcatatttagtacttcctccgttccaaattataagtcgctttgacttttttgtttcATCCATTTATCTATGTgtttagacatattattatatatagatgtatagcaaaatggatgtaccaaaaaaaaaagttaaagcgacttataatttagaatggagggagtacattttGTTAGTCTCTCGCTCTTTCTCTACCTAGCTAGTTGTTTTCCCCGTCCGTCCGGCCGGCCAGCCACTGATCTCCTTCTGGCGTATTACAGATTCGATCAATCAATTGCATAATGTACTATGAATTAACTGAAGCCCATGATGCCTACACCTTCCTGGTGGAGTGGTTCAAGAGGTTTCCACAGTTCAAGGGCCATGATTTCTGCATCACTGGGGAGAGCTACGCAGGTATACTAGCCAGGACACCAGGAGCTCGCTCGTCCGGCCTCTATCTGGTTTCCATTGCATGCATTTGCTTCATGATCGGGAACGCCGCGATCGACGACGCCTCCGACGACCGCGGCATGGTGGAGTACGCCTGGGACCACGTCATCTCCGACGAGCTCCACGACGCCATCGCCACGCACTGCGACTTCTCCAGGAACGACGCCGGCAGCGACTTCTCCAGCGACGCCGCGGCCAGCCAGCAGAGCGACGCCTGCGACCGCGCCATGGACGCCTTCTACGAAGCCTTCGACGACATCGACATCTACAGCCTCTACGCCCCCGTATGCACGGCCACCACcaactcatcctcctcctcctccagcagCGGCGGCGGTCAGCACCGTCCCTCCTACTGAACCTGATCCGACAACAGAGCATGCGGGAGAAGAAGAGGCTGGGCCTAGCAAGCGGGAGCCCAAAGAGTCCAGGAAGAGAAGGCCCAATACGCTTGTCATCGGCCCGACCTGGAAGAACTAGATGCTGGAGTACTTAAGGGAGAAGAGGGGAAGGGAATCGTTATGAAACTTGTAAACCATAACTAAATTCTGTTAAGCACTCATCCTGTCTATCTCGTGCTGTTCCTCTGTTCCAATCCCCAAATTCCTGCTTCCCTCCTATATTCCGCTAACAATCTGGTATTGGATTTCGATCCTATCTACCTTCCCCGCCTCCGATTTCCACCCTGGATTCCTCCGCCTCCCACAATCATTTTACCCGCCTTCAGGGTGCGCTTGGAGCCATGGATCCCACGACGAAGCTCATCATCGACGAGTTCGCTCGCTTCGACACCCATGAGGAGCGATGGGAGCGGCGCTTCACCGAGTTCGAGCGCACGAGTGCTGATCGTGCCACCGCGGTTGATCGCCGCCTTGCAGCGCTGGAATCCTCCGCTACTTCCTCGCCTGCCCTCGACGTCATGCAGCGCCTCACCGAATTGGAGTTCGCCCACGCCGAGCAAGAGTCCACCGTCACCAAGCGCCTCGACGATCTCGAGTCGCTCCGCGTCAACCCCACCACCACCGACTGCGACGCCAGGGTCACCGCGCTTGAGGCTGTGGCGCGCGATGTTAGTTCGTGGCGCCCCGAGCTCGAAGGCGTCGTCGACGACCTCAGGCTTCGCGTCCAGAAGGTGTCTAAGCTCTACGACCGCACGGTGTTCGACGCATCGTCGCACCAGCCCGGGGTGATCTCCGAGTCGCCATAGACCACCGTGTCACCATCGACCATGGCGCCCGCCGCGTACTCTGCATCACCCTCGGTTATGGCTCCGGCCACGGCGGGATTCGCACTAAACATGCCCAAGGGGCCCGGTGTTTCACCTCAGCCACGGGATACTGGGCCTGGGACATTCACCGTCCTAGCTCATGTCCTGGCCAATGGTATGTGCccccccaccaccaccgtcaTTACCTATCATGCATGCCCCTCCTCTGCCTATGTGTCGCATGCCACCCCGCGTCcaccgcctccgccaccgccaaaCCCTGTTCATCACCCAAACCTAGGTCGCCTGCCTAAGGTTCCCTTTCCTACCTTTGATGGCGAAAATCCTAGACGTTGGCGTAAACGCTGTGAGAAGTACTTCAGGATGTATGGGACTGAGCCCGAGATGTGGATTAGTGTGGCCGAGATGTATTTTGAGGGAGCCGCATCTTTGCTGGTACCAGTCTATCGAGTCCACCCTTGATTCTGTGAGTTGGGAATAGTTCTGTGAAATGGTTAGTGAGCGTTTCGATAGAGATCAGCATGAGTTGCTTCTTCGTAAGCTCTATAGCATCAAGCAAACCTCCTGAGTAACTGATTATGTCACAACCTTCACAACCCTTGTAGACCAACTCATAGCCTATGCCACTAGTGTTGATCCCATTTTCTTTGTCACCCGTTTCATTGATGGTCTCAAACCCGAGATCAAAGCTGTTGTCATTGTTCAACGCCCCAAAAATCTGGATACTCCTTGTACGCTCGCTATGTTGCAGGAAGAAGCTGGTGGTTATCCTGATCCTATTCGGAGTGCTCCATCATCACATTACAAGAATGTACAAGCCTGGAGGAATGCTCATCCTCTTCCTTCACCACCCAAGACTGATAAGCAAGCCTCTGTACAAGCTATGCCAGTGTCTGCTTCATCTTCCTCTGATGCTGTCTACAAATTGTCAGCACTCAAGCAGTACAGAAAAGCACTTGGTCTTTGCTACAAATGTGGTGCTAAGTGGAGTAAAGATCACCGCTGCCCACCAGAGGTATTACATGTTGTACATGATTTGTGGGAATGCTTTTCACATGCTTCAGATGTTTCAGATGCCAATTTGATGGAACCTCAAATACCTGAAGAACATTTGTGCTTGGCTATATCCAAAGCTGCAATTTCCAGTGCTCCTGCTCCCAAGACTATACAATTCCTAGGTACTATTCAAGGTTTGCCTCTCACTATTCTGCTAGATTCAGGCAGTACATCATCCTTTATTAGTACTTCAGTGGTTAAGCAGTTGAGCTCTCAGATTGTTACTCCACAAGCCACTTCTGTCAGTGTGGCTGGTGGTGGAGTCCTAGCTAGTCCTGGTATCGTACAGAATACTATGTGGTTTATTGATGATTGTTCATTCAATGCTAATCTGAAGCTTCTCCCTCTTACACATTTTGACATTATTCTGGGCATGGACTGGTTAGAGCAGTATAGTCCTATGCAAGTTCATTACAAGTTCAAATGGATTCAGTTCCAGTATGGTGATTCCCAGGTTCAGTTGCAAGGCTTACTTCCTCCTTCAACTGAATCTCTATTAATGCAAGTTTGTTTTGTTGCTGTTGACAGTACTCAGCCTGAACTGTCTGAATTGCCTAAAGACGTACAGTCTATTATTCAGCAGTACCAACACTTATTTGATCCACCTGTTGGCTTACCTCCTCCTAGAGCTTGTAATCACTTGATTCCATTAGTGCCTGGGTCTAAACCAGTTGCTATGAGACCTTATAGGTATCCACCTAAactcaaggatgagttggaaAAGCAAGTAGCTGATATGCTTGAACAAGGGATCATTCAGCCTAGTGCAAGTTCATTTTCATCACCAGTGTTGTTGGTCCCTAAAAAGGATGGAGGATATAGGTTCTGTGTGGACTACAGGCAGTTAAATTCTATTACCTTGAAGTCCAAATTTCCAGTTCCTATCTTTGATCAGTTAATGGATGAATTGGCTCATGCAAAATGGTTTTCTACTTTGGATTTGAGAGCTGGATTTCATCAGATTCTATTACAACCGGGTGAAGAACTTAAGACTGCATTTCAAACTCACCTTGGTCAGTATGAGTTCAGAGTGATGGCATTTGGGCTTACAGGAGCTCTAGGCATATTTCAAGGGGCTATGAATTGTACCCTAGCACCAGGGTTGAGGAAGTTTGTCCTGGTATTTTTTGATGATATTTTGGTGTATAGCAGGACCTATAAGGAGCATCTGTCACATCTGCAACAGGTGTTTACATGGCTCCAGCAGGACCACTGGCATTTGAAACTCAGTAAATGTAAGTTTGCCAAGCAGTCTATTACATATCTTGGACATGTGGTCAATGCAGCTAGAGTCTCTACTGATCCAAGCAAGGTTCAAGCTGTTCAAGATTGGCCCATGCCTAAGACAGTTAAGGAAGTCAGAGGGTTCCTAGGATTGGCTAGGTACTACAGGAAGTATGTCAGGCATTTTGGTATAATTGCCAAACCTCTGACTCAGTTGCTCTGCAAGGATGCACCATTTGAGTAGACAGAAGTACACACTGCTGCCTTTCAGTCACTCAAGCAAGCACTGTCTACTGCTCCTTGTTTAGCCTTGCTAGATTTCACTGTTCCCTTTCATATTGAAACTGATGCTTGTGCAACTAGTATAGGTGCTGTTCTGACTCAGAATGGTCACCCTCTTGCTTATGTCAGTAAAGCATTAGGGGTAAAAAATCAGTGCCTTTCAACTTATGAAAAGGAATACTTGGCTATACTTATTGCTGTTGATCAGTGGTGTCCCTATTTTCTTCAGGGTGAGCTTGTAATCCACACTGATCAGTAGAGCCTCATTCACCTCAATGAACAGCGTTTACATACAACTTGGTAGCAGAAAGTCTTTACAATACTTCTGGGCTTGAATTATAAGATTGTCTATAAGAGAGGTGTTGATAATAGTGCTGCTGACACTTTATCAAGGAAACCAATGACTGAACAGTTGTTAGCTCTATCCTCTGTCACTCCACAATGGCTTGAAGATATTGTTGCTGGATACCAGTCTGATCCACAAGCTCTGGAGCTCTTATCTAAGCTTGGTGTTGCTAGTGCTTCAGATTCCCATTTCAGTCTTCTCAATGGGTTGATTCGTTACAATGATAAGATATGGCTTGGTACTAATGTGCAGTTGCAAAAAAGGGTGTTCTCTGCATTACACTCAAGTGCCATTAGGGGTCACTCAGGAGCTCCAGCTACATATCATCGAATTCATCAACTGTTTTATTGGCCATCAATGAAATCAGACATTACACAGTGGGTGCAATCTTGCAGAATCTGTCAGCAAGCTAAGCCAGACAGAGCCAAATACCCAGGCCTTCTTCAACCATTACCAGTACCGACATCGGCATAGACagttatttctatggattttgtcgAAGGGCTTCCCCAGTCAGGTACTGCGAATGCTATATTAGTGGTCATCGATAAATTCTCGAAGTTTGGTCATTTCATTGCACTCTGGCATCCCTTTACTGCTGCCACTGTGGTCAAATTATTCTTGGATAATGTCTATCG
The nucleotide sequence above comes from Miscanthus floridulus cultivar M001 chromosome 18, ASM1932011v1, whole genome shotgun sequence. Encoded proteins:
- the LOC136524780 gene encoding serine carboxypeptidase-like 34 — encoded protein: MNGGEKTVFERQEADRVEALPGQPSEVGFRHFSGYVTVNQTHARALFYWFMDDAHKKPVVLWLNGGPGCSSLGTGAIEELGPFLIQNPGTNRHELRLNPESWNKEANLLFLESPAGVGFSYTNTTSDLHKFGDKLTAHDAYTFLVEWFKRFPQFKGHDFCITGESYAGILARTPGARSSGLYLVSIACICFMIGNAAIDDASDDRGMVEYAWDHVISDELHDAIATHCDFSRNDAGSDFSSDAAASQQSDACDRAMDAFYEAFDDIDIYSLYAPVCTATTNSSSSSSSSGGGQHRPSY